A genomic segment from Aegilops tauschii subsp. strangulata cultivar AL8/78 chromosome 1, Aet v6.0, whole genome shotgun sequence encodes:
- the LOC109762347 gene encoding GPN-loop GTPase 3 — protein sequence MGFAQLVIGPAGSGKSTYCSGLYQHCETVGRRIHMVNLDPAAEHFSYPVSTDIRELISLDDVMEELGMGPNGGLIYCMEHLEDNLDDWLDEQLENYLDDDYLVFDCPGQIELFTHVPVLHNFVEYLKRKNFTVCAVYLLDSQFVSDVTKYISGCMASLSAMIQLELPHINILSKMDLVSNKKDVEDYLNPEAQVLLSQLNRQMAPRFHKLNKALAELVDDYNMVNFIPLDLRKESSIQYVLSNIDNCIQYGEDADVKVRDFIPEEDD from the exons ATGGGTTTCGCGCAGCTCGTCATCGGCCCCGCCGGCAGCGGCAAG TCGACCTACTGCTCTGGTCTGTATCAACATTGCGAGACGGTGGGCAGGAGGATTCATATGGTCAACCTGGATCCAGCTGCAGAGCACTTCAGCTATCCCGTATCTACTG ACATTAGAGAGCTCATATCACTGGATGATGTCATGGAGGAGCTTGGGATGGGACCAAATGGCGGCCTCATCTATTGCATGGA GCACCTTGAAGACAATTtggatgattggttggatgaacAATTGGAGAACTACTTGGATGATGACTATCTTGTGTTTGATTGTCCAG GCCAGATTGAACTCTTCACTCATGTTCCAGTTCTGCATAACTTTGTTGAGTATCTGAAACGGAAAAATTTCACTGTTTGCGCTGTGTACCTTTTGGATTCGCAG TTTGTCAGTGATGTCACAAAATACATTAGCGGTTGCATGGCTTCTCTTTCTGCTATGATTCAACTTGAGCTTCCTCATATCAACATCCTTTCAAAGATGGACCTGGTTTCCAATAAAAAAGATGTAGAAGA CTATCTGAACCCTGAGGCACAGGTTCTTCTGTCACAGCTGAATCGGCAGATGGCACCTCGGTTTCACAAGTTAAACAAGGCTTTAGCTGAACTG GTTGATGATTACAACATGGTGAATTTCATACCACTTGATTTGAGGAAGGAGAGCAG CATTCAGTATGTGCTGTCAAACATCGACAACTGCATCCAGTACGGGGAAGACGCCGATGTGAAGGTTAGGGACTTCATTCCCGAGGAGGATGATTAA